A genome region from Patescibacteria group bacterium includes the following:
- a CDS encoding ATP-binding cassette domain-containing protein — MLSIQNITKTYPSRSGNNPTVALDNVSFKIDGKEFVSIVGKSGAGKTTLLKLILAEEKPTQGQIFFDGQDIHEIKKPQLPQLRQRIGTVFQDYKLFPSKTTYENIAYVMEVMGAAEKEIQRDVPQVLELVGLIDRADNFPNELSGGEKQRVAIARALIHRPDVILADEPTGNLDPYHTFDIIRLLVKIYELGTTVVLSTHDKGVINSLGKRVITLDQGKVVRDEERGRFIL; from the coding sequence ATGTTATCAATACAAAACATCACAAAAACTTATCCTTCTCGTTCTGGCAATAATCCAACAGTTGCTTTGGATAATGTTTCTTTTAAAATAGACGGAAAAGAATTTGTTTCTATTGTTGGAAAATCAGGAGCCGGTAAGACAACCTTACTTAAACTGATTTTAGCTGAAGAAAAACCAACTCAGGGCCAGATTTTTTTTGACGGCCAGGATATCCATGAAATAAAAAAACCTCAGCTTCCCCAATTAAGACAGAGGATTGGCACGGTTTTTCAGGACTATAAATTATTTCCTTCAAAAACAACTTATGAAAATATCGCTTATGTAATGGAGGTAATGGGAGCGGCCGAGAAAGAGATTCAAAGAGACGTGCCTCAAGTTTTAGAGCTCGTCGGGTTGATAGACAGGGCTGATAATTTTCCCAACGAACTTTCTGGAGGCGAGAAGCAAAGAGTAGCTATTGCCAGAGCCCTTATTCATCGTCCAGATGTTATTTTAGCTGATGAGCCGACCGGTAATCTTGATCCCTATCATACCTTTGATATAATCCGGCTTTTGGTAAAAATCTATGAGCTTGGAACCACTGTTGTTTTATCTACCCATGATAAAGGGGTAATCAATTCTCTGGGGAAACGAGTAATTACCTTAGATCAGGGAAAAGTAGTTAGGGACGAAGAGCGCGGCCGCTTCATTTTGTAA
- a CDS encoding ABC transporter permease produces the protein MLTSFKRIIKTGWKGFSRNIGLSIATILIMVMVISLATLLFLLNPASKILISGLQEKVDISVYFGEDVLPEDIWEVKSEISRIPEVKDIEYVSREQALEKFIEKHRDDPVLMESLTEVGYNPFLASLNIKAWQVSQYEQVTNFLETGPFRNLIDKVDYHQRKPVIEKVFSVTSGINKVGIFFSIIFGAIAILVAFNTIRIAIYNSSEEISIMRLVGASNWFVRGPFLIQGAIVGFIATLITLIITFGICYGLDSKIRVIAPEISIFSLFLSNFWTLILIQLATGIGLGILSSLIAVRKYLRI, from the coding sequence ATGTTAACATCATTTAAGAGAATAATTAAAACCGGTTGGAAGGGTTTTTCACGGAACATTGGTTTGAGTATAGCAACTATATTAATTATGGTAATGGTTATTTCTCTGGCAACCTTGCTTTTTCTTTTAAACCCAGCTTCCAAGATTTTAATTTCTGGTTTGCAGGAAAAGGTTGACATTTCCGTCTATTTTGGAGAAGATGTTTTACCAGAGGATATTTGGGAAGTTAAATCAGAGATTTCTAGAATTCCTGAGGTCAAAGATATTGAATATGTTTCCAGAGAACAAGCCCTTGAGAAATTTATTGAAAAGCACAGAGACGACCCGGTTTTAATGGAGTCATTAACAGAGGTTGGCTACAATCCCTTTTTGGCTTCTTTAAATATTAAGGCCTGGCAGGTCTCTCAATACGAGCAAGTTACCAATTTTTTAGAAACAGGTCCTTTTAGAAATTTAATTGACAAGGTTGATTATCACCAAAGAAAGCCAGTAATTGAGAAGGTCTTTTCAGTAACTTCTGGTATTAATAAAGTAGGAATTTTCTTTAGCATAATTTTTGGAGCAATCGCTATCTTAGTTGCTTTCAACACCATCAGAATAGCAATTTATAATTCAAGCGAGGAGATTTCAATTATGAGGTTGGTTGGCGCTTCAAACTGGTTTGTTAGAGGACCATTTTTAATCCAAGGAGCAATCGTTGGATTTATTGCCACTCTAATTACCCTTATAATAACTTTTGGCATTTGTTATGGTCTTGACTCAAAAATCAGGGTAATTGCGCCTGAAATAAGCATTTTCAGCTTATTCCTCAGCAATTTCTGGACTCTAATCTTAATCCAACTCGCCACCGGCATCGGCCTGGGCATTCTCTCCAGCTTGATCGCCGTCAGGAAATACCTTAGAATCTAA
- a CDS encoding nucleoside triphosphate pyrophosphohydrolase: protein MKYNKLVRDKIPEIIKQKGDVPITHIAGDEEYWQKLKEKLQEEANEFLKESSEEELADILEIIYAICDFKKIDKEKLESLRKKKAERRGGFKDRIILDETK from the coding sequence ATGAAATACAATAAACTTGTCAGAGACAAAATCCCTGAAATTATAAAACAGAAAGGGGATGTTCCAATAACTCATATTGCTGGGGATGAGGAGTATTGGCAAAAGCTAAAAGAAAAACTCCAAGAGGAGGCCAATGAATTTTTAAAAGAGAGCAGCGAAGAAGAATTAGCTGACATCTTGGAGATTATTTATGCTATTTGCGACTTTAAGAAAATTGATAAAGAAAAATTAGAATCTTTAAGAAAAAAGAAAGCTGAGAGAAGAGGCGGATTCAAAGACAGGATAATTCTTGATGAAACAAAGTAG
- a CDS encoding UDP-N-acetylmuramate--L-alanine ligase, whose product MKVHFIGIGGIGVSALAQYYLAKGHKVSGSDLVSSEITEFLEQKGVKLLPAGRQVPKDVDLVIYSPAIKLKKKTKKYKSYPEALGELTKKYFTIAVSGTHGKSTTCAMIALILMKAGFDPTVIVGTKLREFNGSNFRMGKDKYLVIEADEWQASFLNYWPKIIVLNNIEREHLDYYKGLGHILHTYREYIEHLPKDGILIANRDDRNILKLQFKARNYSIKQKEAKKISKILKVPGEHNIYNALAALAVARALKIPDKISFKALSGYKGAWRRFEIKRGEIGNKKFTIISDYAHHPTEIKATLEAAREKFPSKKIWCIFQPHQYQRTFYLFNDFIRVFSEASIDKLIITDIYDVAGRERKKIKKKINSRKLIKEIKKAQAIYLPKERIKNYLRRNLRGREVVIIMGAGDIYKFAEGFSTGQLDIVK is encoded by the coding sequence ATGAAAGTGCATTTTATCGGTATTGGCGGCATCGGAGTAAGTGCTCTTGCCCAGTATTATTTGGCAAAGGGTCATAAAGTTTCTGGCTCTGATTTAGTTTCTTCAGAAATTACAGAATTTTTGGAGCAAAAAGGAGTTAAGCTCCTGCCTGCTGGCAGGCAGGTACCAAAAGATGTAGATTTAGTAATTTATAGTCCAGCAATAAAACTAAAAAAGAAAACCAAAAAATACAAAAGCTATCCTGAGGCCTTGGGCGAATTAACAAAAAAGTATTTTACCATTGCTGTTTCTGGCACTCACGGCAAAAGCACAACCTGTGCAATGATTGCTTTGATTTTAATGAAAGCAGGATTTGATCCAACAGTAATTGTTGGCACTAAATTAAGAGAATTTAATGGAAGTAATTTTAGAATGGGCAAGGATAAATATCTAGTTATTGAGGCAGATGAATGGCAAGCTTCTTTTTTGAATTATTGGCCCAAAATTATTGTTTTAAATAATATTGAGAGAGAGCATTTAGATTATTACAAGGGCTTGGGGCATATTTTGCACACCTACAGAGAATATATTGAGCATTTACCAAAAGATGGAATTTTAATTGCCAACAGAGACGATAGAAACATCTTAAAATTACAATTTAAGGCTCGAAATTATAGCATAAAACAAAAAGAAGCAAAAAAAATAAGCAAGATTTTAAAAGTTCCTGGTGAGCATAATATTTATAATGCTTTAGCCGCTTTGGCAGTGGCTCGGGCTTTGAAAATTCCAGATAAAATTTCATTTAAAGCATTATCAGGGTATAAAGGTGCTTGGCGGCGTTTTGAGATAAAAAGAGGAGAAATTGGCAATAAAAAGTTCACAATTATTAGTGATTATGCTCACCATCCAACTGAAATTAAAGCTACTTTGGAGGCAGCCCGGGAGAAATTTCCGAGTAAAAAAATTTGGTGTATTTTCCAGCCCCATCAATATCAAAGAACTTTTTATTTATTTAATGATTTTATTAGAGTGTTTTCTGAGGCGTCAATAGACAAACTAATAATTACTGATATTTATGATGTAGCTGGAAGGGAAAGGAAGAAAATAAAGAAAAAAATAAACTCAAGAAAGTTAATTAAGGAAATTAAAAAAGCCCAAGCAATATATTTACCAAAAGAAAGAATTAAAAACTATTTGAGAAGGAATTTAAGAGGTAGAGAAGTAGTAATAATTATGGGCGCAGGAGATATCTACAAGTTCGCAGAGGGGTTTTCCACAGGCCAGCTTGACATAGTAAAATGA
- a CDS encoding phosphotransferase, whose protein sequence is MPKLGSQNHIKPSRENLAKILANYGILEFDFKVDPSGVENTTFIITTKEKKYAMRVYRQRRRTEDEIRLEVEYINFLIANKIPVPKIICTVDNYFISHTKIKDKTWRSILMEFIEGNHPSYYSPSLLKELSYLQARMHKLATCFESKLSPVLKLCDTNKKVKDFLFTDLLSVNSIDVSKIKNKEVKDFILRAKSFTLDISELPIAIVQKDIHAPNILVKDNKVSGILDFDDLFHGPIVTGLAFALWDIFVKNKNVNDLYGYIQNYNSIRKLLPQEINKLRGFLLLRNYIMGVVEFLIGGESSQGTFMMKIDEYFDMEKEIQKLTVENSLSA, encoded by the coding sequence ATGCCTAAATTAGGATCACAAAACCATATTAAACCCTCAAGAGAAAATTTAGCCAAAATTTTGGCTAATTATGGTATTTTAGAATTTGATTTTAAAGTTGATCCGAGTGGAGTAGAAAATACAACATTTATAATTACCACTAAAGAGAAAAAATATGCAATGCGTGTATATCGCCAAAGAAGAAGAACTGAAGATGAAATTCGTTTAGAGGTTGAATATATAAATTTCTTGATAGCAAATAAAATTCCTGTGCCTAAAATTATTTGTACTGTTGATAATTATTTTATCTCGCATACAAAAATAAAAGATAAAACATGGCGCAGTATCTTAATGGAATTTATAGAAGGCAATCATCCTTCCTATTATTCACCAAGTTTATTAAAAGAACTTTCTTATTTACAAGCAAGAATGCATAAATTAGCAACGTGTTTTGAATCCAAATTATCGCCTGTTCTAAAGCTTTGTGACACAAATAAAAAAGTGAAGGATTTTCTCTTTACTGATCTCCTTTCTGTTAATAGTATTGATGTATCAAAAATCAAAAATAAGGAAGTCAAAGATTTTATTCTAAGGGCAAAAAGTTTTACTCTTGATATTAGTGAGTTACCAATAGCAATTGTCCAAAAAGACATACATGCACCAAATATTTTAGTAAAAGATAATAAGGTATCAGGGATATTGGACTTTGATGATTTATTTCACGGCCCTATTGTTACTGGTTTAGCTTTTGCTCTTTGGGATATATTCGTAAAAAATAAAAATGTAAATGATTTGTATGGCTATATTCAGAACTATAATTCCATAAGAAAACTTTTGCCTCAAGAAATTAATAAACTGAGGGGGTTTTTGTTGCTCCGGAATTACATAATGGGTGTTGTTGAATTCTTGATTGGTGGTGAAAGTTCTCAAGGTACTTTCATGATGAAAATTGATGAATATTTTGATATGGAAAAAGAGATCCAAAAACTTACGGTAGAAAATTCGCTTTCAGCATAA
- a CDS encoding phosphotransferase: MERLNKQNILPYLEKDVFPHLDFVSKGKLEGFKDAGGGLVSEVLRLVVDGTPFYIKQAVPGSKKYLIVLDIEIPIDFDHIFSDERQIYEAKALRIFEKVIGYGIAPHIYYHDVRNMVLVLSEVLTPKANLFENVIDKEINLDASKKLAEIAAELVNNTYGKVKPLRSTAGDKKTKFIKLKYQCLEVYSKLDSRSKKLVKEAQTELVKESMKINKVLVHGDYHPRNILVEGPKVGTCDLEEAHLGDPAFDIGILLGSYLLRIEYHKNIRNAGIKAVLAMIKTFMDKINVPENKNKLENRIKKHMGGLMLCRVDGFSGAWTKWFKKESAKKSMRKNATQLILDDSTPLPKLIKKLYPPN; the protein is encoded by the coding sequence ATGGAAAGGCTTAATAAACAAAATATACTTCCCTATCTTGAAAAAGATGTATTCCCCCACCTTGATTTTGTCAGCAAGGGGAAATTGGAGGGATTCAAAGATGCCGGAGGTGGATTAGTCTCTGAAGTATTGCGTTTAGTTGTTGACGGGACACCTTTTTATATAAAACAGGCAGTTCCAGGAAGTAAAAAATATTTAATAGTTTTAGACATAGAAATCCCTATAGATTTTGACCACATTTTCAGTGACGAAAGGCAAATCTATGAAGCTAAAGCATTGCGAATTTTTGAAAAAGTTATCGGCTATGGTATTGCCCCTCATATCTATTACCATGATGTGAGAAATATGGTTTTAGTCCTTTCTGAAGTTCTGACTCCCAAAGCAAATTTATTTGAGAATGTAATTGATAAAGAAATAAATTTAGACGCTTCTAAAAAACTGGCTGAGATTGCTGCTGAATTGGTTAATAACACTTATGGAAAAGTTAAACCATTGCGTTCTACGGCCGGAGACAAGAAAACAAAATTTATCAAATTGAAATATCAGTGTCTTGAAGTTTACTCCAAGCTTGATTCCCGATCAAAAAAATTGGTTAAAGAGGCACAGACAGAACTTGTAAAAGAAAGCATGAAAATTAATAAAGTATTAGTTCACGGCGATTATCATCCTCGTAATATTTTAGTTGAGGGTCCAAAAGTTGGAACTTGCGATTTAGAAGAAGCTCATCTTGGAGACCCTGCATTTGATATAGGCATACTTTTAGGCTCATACCTTTTAAGAATCGAGTATCATAAAAACATCAGAAATGCTGGAATAAAAGCTGTTTTAGCGATGATTAAGACCTTCATGGATAAAATCAACGTTCCTGAAAATAAAAATAAACTTGAGAATAGAATCAAAAAACATATGGGTGGTTTAATGCTCTGCAGAGTAGATGGTTTTTCCGGTGCCTGGACAAAGTGGTTTAAAAAAGAATCCGCTAAAAAATCTATGAGAAAAAATGCAACCCAACTTATTTTAGATGATTCTACTCCTTTACCTAAATTAATCAAAAAATTATATCCTCCAAATTAA
- the thpR gene encoding RNA 2',3'-cyclic phosphodiesterase — protein sequence MKRRRIFIAINLPEEVRKKLAEYQTKWPELPIRWIKPKDIHITLVFLGYLTDEELLEICRITKEVASRHTSFNINLTKVCYGPTDKKPPRMIWAVGEKSEEFISLKNDLDKSLATSENREFSPHITLGRIRKWEWQRIEPEERPVVEEEINLSFPVGSIEVMESVLKRTGAEYTVLESHNLGKT from the coding sequence ATGAAAAGGCGGAGAATTTTCATTGCTATAAACTTGCCAGAAGAGGTAAGAAAAAAACTGGCAGAATATCAAACGAAATGGCCGGAACTACCGATTAGATGGATAAAGCCCAAAGATATCCATATTACTTTAGTTTTCTTGGGTTATCTAACAGATGAGGAGCTTTTGGAAATTTGTAGAATAACAAAAGAAGTGGCATCAAGGCATACTTCTTTTAATATTAATTTAACCAAAGTTTGCTATGGTCCCACTGATAAGAAGCCGCCTCGGATGATTTGGGCAGTAGGGGAGAAGTCAGAGGAATTTATTTCTTTAAAAAATGATTTAGACAAATCCTTAGCAACTTCAGAGAATAGAGAATTTTCTCCTCACATTACTTTAGGAAGAATTAGAAAATGGGAATGGCAGAGAATTGAACCTGAAGAAAGACCAGTGGTTGAAGAAGAAATAAATTTGAGTTTTCCAGTGGGTTCAATTGAGGTAATGGAAAGCGTATTAAAAAGAACAGGAGCAGAGTATACGGTTTTAGAATCACATAATTTAGGTAAAACATGA
- a CDS encoding YbjQ family protein, translating to MILTTSDKIPGKEIKETLGLVRGNTIRAKHIGKDILAGLRNIVGGEIKEYTEALDEARKSAVERMVVEAEKLEADAIVCVRFTTSQVMSGAAELLVYGTAVRLVK from the coding sequence ATGATACTTACAACTTCAGATAAAATTCCGGGAAAAGAAATCAAAGAAACTTTAGGTTTAGTTCGGGGTAATACCATCAGAGCCAAACATATTGGTAAAGATATTTTGGCTGGTTTAAGAAATATAGTAGGTGGAGAAATTAAAGAATACACGGAAGCATTAGATGAGGCAAGAAAATCAGCAGTTGAAAGAATGGTTGTGGAGGCAGAAAAATTAGAAGCAGATGCAATTGTTTGTGTCCGATTTACTACCTCTCAAGTTATGAGCGGAGCAGCTGAACTTTTGGTTTACGGAACAGCAGTAAGATTAGTTAAGTAG
- the csrA gene encoding carbon storage regulator CsrA, protein MLVLSRQRDESIMIGEGDDVVEVMIVDVRGDKVRLGITAPKKIPVHRREIYDAIQREKEPSPKKT, encoded by the coding sequence ATGTTGGTGTTATCGAGACAAAGGGATGAATCAATTATGATTGGCGAAGGCGATGACGTTGTTGAGGTTATGATAGTTGATGTTCGGGGCGATAAGGTTCGTTTAGGAATCACTGCCCCAAAGAAGATTCCTGTGCATCGAAGAGAAATATACGACGCCATTCAACGGGAAAAAGAGCCAAGCCCAAAAAAAACGTGA
- the fmt gene encoding methionyl-tRNA formyltransferase, with translation MNKEQRTTKPKIVFLGTPGFGAIILEGLVKNNYKPCLIITAPDKPVGRKQTLTPTPVKKIAKKYNIPVVHQPEEVKKIKPDLIIVAAYGQILPKETLEMPKYGCLNVHPSLLPKYRGASPIQTTILNGDKETGVTIILMDEKMDHGPIIAQTKYKIPDDINHKELDSTLAKQGAKFLVKTLPKWINGEIEAKAQDEPKATYTKVLKKEDGKIDWSKSAGEIEKQIRAFYPWPGSFTFWKKDNKILRAKILEADVSESEDPKKLCLKCGKDYLVIKKLQPEGKKPMSAEEFKRGYHYFNPI, from the coding sequence ATGAACAAAGAACAAAGAACAACAAAACCTAAAATTGTTTTCTTGGGAACACCGGGATTCGGAGCAATTATTTTAGAAGGACTTGTGAAAAATAATTACAAGCCCTGTTTGATTATTACAGCTCCAGATAAACCAGTTGGCAGAAAGCAAACTCTTACTCCAACCCCTGTGAAAAAAATTGCTAAAAAATATAATATCCCTGTAGTTCACCAACCTGAAGAAGTAAAAAAAATAAAGCCAGATTTAATCATTGTAGCAGCCTATGGCCAGATTCTACCAAAAGAAACTTTAGAAATGCCAAAATATGGTTGTCTAAATGTTCATCCCTCTTTGCTGCCAAAATATAGAGGAGCTTCCCCAATACAGACAACCATTCTAAACGGTGATAAAGAAACGGGGGTAACAATAATTTTAATGGATGAAAAAATGGACCACGGCCCAATAATAGCTCAAACTAAATACAAAATACCAGATGATATAAATCATAAAGAGCTAGATAGCACACTTGCAAAACAAGGAGCTAAGTTCCTTGTAAAAACTCTGCCCAAATGGATAAATGGCGAGATTGAAGCAAAAGCTCAAGACGAACCTAAAGCAACTTATACCAAAGTTCTAAAAAAAGAGGATGGAAAAATTGACTGGTCAAAATCAGCCGGCGAAATTGAGAAACAGATTAGGGCCTTTTATCCCTGGCCAGGAAGCTTTACATTTTGGAAAAAGGATAACAAGATTCTTAGGGCGAAAATTTTAGAAGCTGATGTTTCAGAATCAGAAGATCCTAAAAAACTTTGCCTCAAATGCGGGAAAGATTATTTAGTAATTAAAAAACTTCAGCCAGAGGGTAAAAAACCAATGAGCGCTGAAGAATTCAAAAGAGGTTATCATTACTTTAATCCTATATAA
- a CDS encoding UDP-3-O-acyl-N-acetylglucosamine deacetylase gives MNPIRLTKEVTIKGPNLWGLKAKLTFSPLNSRYGWVWQSNRLFFISINPSIVDDKAWGTRLYFQGKKLQIFEHIGVLHWFGLCGLSIRSSSWPPYYGRSLEFWQAIKPYCEEDTSKEINWYTLRKPVRWTYPKPRNNQIAFTEIRPNTKKELKIEVTCNYSGMGAWTEYFSFPDDKELEQLCAVYNQGWPPILYYLLKVPPFFGWPHHKTAIWVQERGKGLTTLRQFIKHRAADLLGTLSLLCRNDGLLSANVTSVCSGHKADIEAVLQANELLYQLE, from the coding sequence ATGAATCCGATTAGATTAACCAAAGAGGTGACTATTAAAGGCCCTAATTTATGGGGATTAAAAGCTAAGCTTACATTTTCTCCATTAAATTCAAGATATGGCTGGGTGTGGCAAAGTAATAGGTTATTTTTTATCTCAATAAATCCTTCAATTGTTGATGACAAAGCATGGGGAACAAGGCTTTATTTTCAAGGTAAAAAACTGCAGATTTTTGAACACATAGGTGTTTTACACTGGTTTGGACTTTGTGGGCTTTCTATTAGATCTAGTTCTTGGCCACCATATTATGGACGTTCATTGGAGTTCTGGCAAGCAATAAAGCCGTATTGTGAAGAAGATACTTCCAAAGAAATTAATTGGTACACTCTAAGGAAACCAGTTCGCTGGACTTATCCTAAACCAAGAAACAATCAAATAGCTTTTACAGAAATCCGTCCAAACACTAAAAAAGAGCTTAAAATAGAAGTAACCTGTAACTATTCAGGTATGGGTGCTTGGACAGAGTATTTTTCTTTTCCAGATGATAAAGAACTTGAACAATTATGCGCTGTCTATAATCAGGGCTGGCCTCCAATTTTGTATTATCTTTTAAAGGTACCCCCATTTTTTGGATGGCCTCATCATAAAACTGCCATATGGGTTCAGGAAAGAGGGAAAGGGTTAACAACCTTAAGGCAGTTTATAAAACATCGGGCAGCTGATTTGCTTGGAACATTGAGTTTGCTTTGCCGAAATGATGGTCTGTTATCTGCTAATGTTACTTCGGTTTGCTCCGGCCACAAGGCTGATATTGAGGCAGTGCTTCAAGCAAATGAATTGCTTTATCAGCTTGAATAA
- the aspS gene encoding aspartate--tRNA ligase: protein MDRVLNTETTKYLSKSVKVSGWVDSIRSHGKIIFIDLRDRSGILQLVFTPQNEKIYKLVKEVRPEWVIEVMGKVSKRPPKMVNPKIETGKIEVLVDNLEILSKAKTLPFSIEGNGYEINEEKRMKYRYLDLRRERMKKNLKERQKVIQFMRDFLQKEGFIEVETPILTKSTPEGARDFIVPSRLQPGRFYALPQAPQQYKQLLQVAGIEKYFQIARCLRDEDPRADRQAEHTQLDIEMSFIEREDVMSLTERLFIELIKKLYPEKKIQKIPFPKITYQKAIEKHGTDRPDLRKDKNNPDLLAFCWIIDFPFFEKDKKGGWTFTHNPFSAPKPEFMEDLLNKRNIKNILTTQYDIVANGWELGGGSIRNHKPEALEAVFEIIGYKKKEIKEKFGHMLRAFEYGVPPHGGIAPGLDRFLAVLFGEPNIREVIAFPKTGDSRDLMMDAPSEVTEEQLKELGIKIIKKRK from the coding sequence ATGGACAGAGTTCTTAATACAGAGACAACTAAATATCTTAGCAAGAGCGTTAAGGTTTCTGGATGGGTGGATTCCATAAGGTCGCATGGGAAGATTATTTTTATTGACCTTCGGGATAGAAGTGGGATTTTGCAATTGGTCTTTACGCCCCAAAACGAAAAGATCTATAAATTAGTAAAGGAGGTTCGGCCGGAATGGGTGATAGAGGTGATGGGAAAGGTTTCAAAAAGACCTCCAAAAATGGTAAATCCCAAAATTGAGACCGGGAAGATAGAAGTTTTAGTAGATAATTTGGAGATTTTATCTAAGGCAAAAACTTTGCCTTTTTCTATTGAGGGAAATGGCTATGAAATAAATGAGGAAAAAAGAATGAAATACCGTTATTTGGATTTGAGAAGGGAAAGGATGAAAAAGAATTTAAAGGAGCGCCAAAAAGTTATTCAGTTTATGCGAGATTTTCTTCAGAAAGAAGGCTTTATTGAAGTGGAAACTCCGATTTTAACCAAGTCAACTCCTGAAGGTGCCAGGGACTTTATAGTTCCTTCCCGGCTGCAACCAGGAAGGTTTTATGCCTTGCCTCAAGCGCCCCAACAGTATAAACAGCTGTTGCAAGTCGCGGGCATTGAAAAATATTTTCAGATTGCCCGTTGCCTCCGCGACGAAGACCCTCGAGCTGACCGTCAAGCTGAGCATACTCAATTAGATATAGAAATGTCTTTTATAGAACGGGAAGATGTAATGAGTTTGACAGAGAGATTGTTTATTGAGCTTATTAAAAAATTATATCCTGAAAAGAAAATCCAAAAAATTCCTTTTCCAAAAATTACTTATCAAAAAGCAATAGAAAAGCATGGCACCGATCGGCCGGATTTACGGAAAGATAAAAATAATCCTGACCTTTTAGCTTTTTGCTGGATAATTGATTTTCCATTTTTTGAGAAAGATAAAAAAGGTGGCTGGACTTTTACCCACAATCCTTTTTCAGCTCCAAAACCGGAATTTATGGAGGACTTGCTCAATAAAAGAAATATAAAGAATATTTTAACTACTCAATATGATATTGTAGCCAATGGTTGGGAATTAGGAGGCGGTAGTATAAGGAATCATAAGCCCGAGGCGCTTGAAGCAGTATTTGAGATAATTGGCTACAAGAAAAAGGAAATCAAAGAGAAATTTGGTCATATGTTAAGAGCTTTTGAATATGGAGTCCCGCCTCATGGAGGGATTGCTCCGGGACTTGATAGATTTTTAGCTGTTTTGTTTGGAGAGCCAAATATCAGAGAAGTTATTGCTTTTCCCAAAACCGGCGATAGTCGTGATTTAATGATGGACGCCCCTTCAGAAGTGACTGAAGAGCAATTAAAAGAATTAGGAATTAAGATAATAAAAAAAAGGAAATGA
- a CDS encoding histidine phosphatase family protein codes for MEKTVLFVRHPSVRWTDGLLRKAEQEEKDIETYVPIDKQGMEMVKLLLVYLKANLPRILKRRPFKIHTSPLKRAKDMARIISKGLAEHLSVLEYFTEVPWINKKAEALAIVEEARQKRIHPVKLWLNKEELCSKILQKLNNHLLLIEQGLKYFEESTTPVNIVFSHRLTITLTLWLIQQKNKRRKNLTIIKDDLSDITTLTGKLAYTSISQIELSAKGWDIVSIGQVPHLEKEPKLIGGSF; via the coding sequence ATGGAAAAGACTGTTCTGTTTGTGAGGCATCCATCTGTCAGATGGACCGATGGGCTCTTAAGAAAAGCGGAACAAGAAGAAAAAGACATAGAAACTTATGTCCCAATTGACAAACAAGGAATGGAAATGGTTAAACTTCTCTTGGTTTATTTGAAAGCGAATCTTCCTCGAATCTTGAAAAGAAGACCTTTCAAAATCCATACCAGTCCACTCAAGAGAGCGAAGGATATGGCGAGGATTATAAGTAAAGGCCTTGCCGAACATCTTTCGGTGTTAGAATATTTTACTGAAGTTCCCTGGATAAACAAAAAAGCCGAAGCACTGGCAATCGTTGAAGAAGCAAGACAAAAAAGGATTCATCCGGTAAAGCTTTGGTTGAACAAAGAAGAGCTCTGCTCTAAAATCCTACAAAAGCTGAATAACCATCTTCTGCTAATTGAACAAGGATTGAAATACTTTGAAGAATCCACAACTCCAGTAAATATTGTATTTTCTCACCGTCTTACTATTACCTTAACACTCTGGCTTATCCAGCAGAAAAACAAAAGAAGAAAAAATCTGACTATTATTAAAGATGACCTTTCTGATATTACTACTCTCACAGGAAAATTAGCCTATACCTCAATAAGTCAGATTGAGCTGAGTGCGAAGGGTTGGGATATTGTCTCAATTGGCCAAGTTCCTCATTTGGAAAAAGAGCCTAAATTAATAGGGGGTTCATTCTAA